The following are encoded in a window of Fulvia fulva chromosome 7, complete sequence genomic DNA:
- a CDS encoding Riboflavin synthase: protein MFTGIVEKIGTVSKLVQNDETSSGGGGTSLTISDCAEILGDCHLGDSISINGTCLTVTEFEKDSFKVGVSPETLRRTNLGSLKEGSGVNLERAVSGSTRMGGHFVQGHVDTIATILKTTPDGNAVTFRLQPKDKGVLRYIVEKGYVTLDGASLTITNVNDDEGWWEVMLIAYTQEKIVMGGKKEGQDVNVEVDMVGKYVEKSVKAYFETNAGDGGAVLEKMVQRIVDGRLKGR, encoded by the exons ATGTTCACCGGCATCGTCGAGAAAATCGGCA CCGTCTCCAAACTCGTCCAAAACGATGAAACATCCTCCGGCGGCGGAGGCACCTCCCTCACCATAAGCGACTGCGCCGAAATCCTCGGTGACTGCCACCTGGGAGACAGCATAAGCATCAATGGCACATGTCTGACCGTGACGGAGTTCGAGAAAGATTCGTTCAAGGTTGGAGTTTCACCTGAGACGCTACGACGCACGAACTTGGGTTCGCTGAAGGAGGGGAGTGGTGTGAACCTTGAACGCGCCGTGAGTGGCAGTACACGGATGGGCGGACACTTCGTGCAGGGACATGTCGACACCATCGCCACGATCCTCAAGACCACGCCGGACGGCAACGCCGTTACGTTCCGTCTGCAGCCTAAAGATAAGGGCGTGTTGCGCTACATTGTCGAGAAGGGATACGTCACGCTTGATGGAGCTTCGTTGACGATCACGAATGTGAACGATGATGAGGGTTGGTGGGAGGTGATGTTGATTGCGTATACGCAGGAGAAGATTGTGATGGGAGGGAAGAAGGAGGGTCAGGATGTGAATGTCGAGGTTGATATGGTGGGGAAGTATGTGGAGAAGAGCGTGAAGGCGTATTTCGAGACGAATGCTGGGGATGGGGGCGCCGTGTTGGAGAAGATGGTGCAGAGGATTGTGGATGGGAGGTTGAAGGGGAGGTAG
- a CDS encoding Succinate--hydroxymethylglutarate CoA-transferase: protein MSLQRSLRLLSRPASSQVTARALSQQRRWLATPAEALPLAGIRVLDMTRVLAGPYCTQILGDLGAEVIKIEHPTRGDDTRAWGPPYASYTEESGQKGQGESAYFLAVNRNKKSIGLSFQSPAGVEILHKLAKDCDILVENYLPGALKKYNMDYESVSKVNPGIIYASVTGYGQTGPHSKRAGYDVMVEAEMGLMHITGHRDGPPAKVGVAVTDLTTGLYTSKSVMAALIARGKNGGKGQHIDVALADCQIATLANIASSCLISGKPDSGRWGTAHPSIVPYKGFQTKDGDILLGGGNDRLFGVLCDKLGKPEWASDERYRTNADRVSRRDELEDMIEAITATKTTQEWLDVFEGSGMPYAPINDVKATLEHEHTQHRNMVTEVHHPSCGPMKLVSPPVKFSESKPSIRTPPPTLGQHTDEVLSGLLGMESGEIEALKKDGVVS from the exons ATGTCGTTGCAAAGGTCTTTGCGGCTCTTGAGTCGTCCAGCATCATCACAGGTCACGGCCCGAGCACTTTCACAGCAACGACGATGGCTAGCAACACCAGCCGAAGCATTGCCATTGGCTGGCATAAGAGTTCTTGATATGACCAGAGTACTAGCTGGT CCATACTGTACACAAATCCTCGGTGACCTAGG CGCAGAAGTCATCAAAATCGAACATCCAACCCGAGGCGACGACACCCGAGCCTGGGGACCACCTTATGCCTCCTACACAGAAGAAAGCGGCCAGAAAGGTCAAGGCGAAAGCGCATACTTCCTGGCCGTCAACCGCAACAAGAAATCCATAGGCCTCTCCTTCCAGTCCCCAGCAGGTGTTGAAATTCTTCACAAGTTGGCCAAAGACTGCGATATTTTGGTCGAGAACTACCTCCCCGGCGCATTGAAGAAGTACAACATGGACTACGAAAGCGTCTCGAAAGTCAACCCAGGCATTATCTACGCCAGCGTAACAGGCTACGGCCAGACTGGACCGCACAGTAAGAGGGCAGGCTACGATGTCATGGTTGAAGC GGAAATGGGCCTAATGCACATAACCGGCCACCGCGACGGCCCCCCAGCAAAGGTCGGCGTAGCAGTAACAGACCTAACAACAGGCCTATACACCTCCAAGTCCGTCATGGCCGCCCTCATCGCCCGCGGCAAGAACGGCGGCAAGGGCCAACACATCGACGTCGCGCTCGCAGACTGCCAGATTGCCACGCTCGCCAACATCGCATCTTCCTGTCTCATCAGTGGCAAGCCAGACAGTGGCCGTTGGGGCACTGCGCATCCTTCCATCGTGCCTTATAAGGGATTCCAGACGAAGGATGGGGATATTTTGCTGGGGGGTGGGAATGATAGGCTTTTTGGTGTGCTGTGTGACAAGTTGGGGAAGCCCGAGTGGGCGAGTGATGAGAGGTATAGGACGAATGCAGATCGAGTTAGTCGGCGGGATGAGTTGGAGGATATGATCGAGGCTATCACTGCCACCAAAACCACTCAGGAATGGCTCGACGTCTTCGAAGGCAGCGGTATGCCATATGCGCCTATCAACGATGTCAAAGCGACATTGGAGCACGAACACA CCCAGCACCGCAACATGGTAACAGAAGTGCACCACCCCTCCTGCGGCCCCATGAAACTCGTCAGCCCTCCCGTGAAATTCTCAGAATCGAAACCCAGTATCCGCACACCGCCGCCGACGCTGGGCCAACACACCGATGAAGTATTATCGGGACTGCTGGGGATGGAGTCGGGGGAGATTGAAGCGTTGAAGAAGGATGGGGTGGTCTCGTAG
- a CDS encoding Salicylate hydroxylase, with translation MADETTKTFRIAIVGGGLGGLFCALAIRHHCDAASVSLQIDVYEQASQYKEIGAGIGVGVNAARLFHKLDLGERLNAISGKRGTTWLTFRRFDNSEQIFSVKVDGELKTVRQASCSRTDLLELLRVAIEERNTANLHTNMRTTHVEDLDDSVRLHFTDGTVREADLVIACDGIHSAVRRQFVQDDPLFSGWIAYRGIVPLPSLDPWPFPEWPNLWVAKHKHFLIFPISSNKELNIVAFVAKSEDQIGDLKESWTSTCDKQELEDDFAEFDGEVQKIIKLMPQESSKWRINDRPALGQWHYMDGKVILLGDAAHATTPHLGAGAGQSFEDGWVLGRALSEYLSSSPRPHFQSLATTANLYQKVRLPRAQMVQKASRIAGSSYELQTDRLKDLSFEECLPMLAESTEKRMRTVWEEDLDTVYETARDSSI, from the exons ATGGCCGATGAGACGACAAAGACATTCCGCATCGCCATTGTCGGCGGCGGTCTAGGCGGCCTCTTCTGTGCGCTGGCTATTCGCCACCATTGCGATGCAGCTTCCGTTTCATTACAGATTGACGTTTATGAGCAGGCTTCGCAGTACAAGGAGATCGGTGCAGGCATTGGAGTTGGCGTCAATGCCGCTAGGCTGTTTCACAAGCTTGACCTGGGAGAAAGACTGAATGCTATCTCAGGCAAGCGTGGGACAACATGGCTGACCTTTCGAAGATTCGACAATAGCGAGCAGATCTTTTCGGTAAAGGTCGATGGTGAGCTAAAGACAGTGCGGCAGGCGTCTTGCTCTCGTACAGACCTTCTGGAGCTTCTGCGGGTGGCGATTGAGGAGCGAAACACTGCAAATCTGCATACGAATATGAGGACAACGCATGTTGAG GACCTGGACGACTCCGTGCGACTGCACTTCACCGACGGTACTGTGCGCGAAGCTGACCTCGTCATTGCCTGCGATGGGATACACTCTGCCGTCCGGCGCCAATTCGTCCAAGATGATCCTCTCTTCTCTGGCTGGATTGCATACCGCGGCATTGTGCCCTTACCATCGCTAGATCCATGGCCCTTCCCGGAATGGCCCAACCTCTGGGTAGCCAAGCACAAGCACTTCCTGATCTTTCCCATAAGTTCTAACAAGGAGCTCAACATCGTGGCCTTTGTGGCAAAGTCCGAGGATCAAATTGGGGACCTGAAGGAGAGTTGGACGAGCACCTGCGACAAGCAGGAGCTTGAGGACGACTTTGCTGAGTTTGATGGAGAAGTGCAGAAGATCATCAAGCTGATGCCACAGGAGTCCTCGAAATGGCGAATCAACGATCGGCCAGCGCTGGGGCAGTGGCACTACATGGACGGTAAAGTCATCCTGCTTGGCGATGCAGCTCACGCAACTACGCCTCACCTTGGGGCTGGAGCTGGCCAGTCCTTTGAAGATGGATGGGTGCTCGGCAGAGCCTTGAGCGAGTACCTCTCATCGTCACCACGACCACACTTCCAGTCGCTAGCAACAACGGCAAACTTGTATCAGAAGGTCCGACTACCTCGAGCTCAGATGGTGCAAAAGGCTTCACGTATCGCAGGGAGTTCGTATGAGCTGCAAACAGACCGGCTGAAAGATCTCAGCTTCGAGGAATGCTTGCCCATGCTAGCTGAGTCGACAGAGAAGAGGATGAGGACGGTGTGGGAGGAAGATCTCGATACTGTGTACGAGACGGCTCGCGATAGCAGCATATGA
- a CDS encoding DNA-directed RNA polymerases I, II, and III subunit RPABC5 yields MIIPIRCFSCGKVIADLYERYVELIGTPQDNGDTMSDGDAMDQLGLNRYCCRRMMLTHVDLIEKLLRYNPAERDIIKQGNR; encoded by the exons ATGATTATCCCAATCCGCTGCTTCTCGTGTGGAAAG GTCATCGCAGACCTCTACGAACGCTACGTCGAACTGATCGGCACACCGCAAGACAACGGCGACACCATGTCAGATGG CGACGCTATGGATCAACTCGGCCTGAACCGCTACTGCTGCCGCCGCATGATGCTCACGCACGTCGACCTCATCGAGAAGCTCCTGCGATACAACCCAGCGGAGCGCGATATCATCAAACAGGGAAACAGGTGA
- a CDS encoding Ecp6: MQSMILFAAALMGAAVNGFVLPRTDDPDCETKATDCGSTSNIKYTVVKGDTLTSIAKKFKSGICNIVSVNKLANPNLIELGATLIIPENCSNPDNKSCVSTPAEPTETCVPGLPGSYTIVSGDTLTNISQDFNITLDSLIAANTQIENPDAIDVGQIITVPVCPSSQCEAVGTYNIVAGDLFVDLAATYHTTIGQIKALNNNVNPSKLKVGQQIILPQDCKNVTTAVA; this comes from the exons ATGCAGTCGATGATTCTTTTCGCTGCCGCTCTTATGGGCGCCGCCGTAAACGGCTTCGTTCTCCCACGTACTGATGACCCTGATT GCGAGACCAAGGCCACAGACTGCGGTTCGACCAGCAACATCAAATACACTGTCGTCAAGGGTGACACCCTCACCTCCATTGCCAAGAAATTCAAGTCCGGCATTTGCAACATCGTATCCGTCAACAAACTCGCCAACCCCAACCTCATCGAGCTCGGCGCAACCCTCATCATCCCAGAGAACTGTTCTAACCCCGACAACAAGTCCTGCGTGTCGACACCGGCCGAGCCCACCGAGACTTGCGTGCCAGGTCTTCCAGGCAGCTACACCATCGTCAGCGGCGACACTCTCACCAACATCTCCCAGGACT TCAACATCACGCTCGACTCCCTCATCGCTGCCAACACTCAGATCGAGAACCCAGATGCCATCGATGTTGGCCAGATCATCACCGTCCCAGTCTGCCCATCGTCCCAGTGCGAGGCTGTCGGTACTTACAACATTGTGGCCGGTGACCTTTTCGTCGATTTGGCCGCTACCTACCACACCACTATCGGTCAGATTAAGGCTCTCAACAACAACGTTAACCCATCTAAGCTCAAGGTTGGTCAGCAGATCATTCTGCCACAGGACTGCAAGAACGTCACTACTGCTGTGGCATAA
- a CDS encoding U3 small nucleolar RNA-associated protein 17, with protein sequence MAKDAERKRKLEHDQLDQTTTPKRMKPSKGDSTKKAAPKTNGADSPQVVVARQSSLNATAQPDEAPILSRTQRKAATKKAKRDAESFLKDMAREIPSSSAEQHEEEPSPRFQKHKHRKYAEDVEEERDEIRVATPAKANGIKTETQTVVKTEDIEQADPGAVQTKPKKSKKRKSQQQDALVPSQDVQERRNSVADVLDTSVSSKKEKKAKKALDKSVATFDVGEAITAPNAHGWSLSPPAAGRYLNHDSLFVQDENDEDCLIAATVREVQLLSLETSLMIRSHIVPDGRSIVCYSRSASDPDSVDLAYDNGTRVQWNWITEAVVRGTFPAQENIVALTTSTAIDDSLEQFYITCSDDGYHSIIGDRKALYTTQRRLNGIKVLHEGVYIVCLSATALILGARKAPDQPDYTWVEVPVDMPLHCFDARTIFSRPDKKKQSKRPELTVAVGNAEGQIHLYSDLSTLFVSPSQITLPAPRVLHWHRNAVSTVKFSQDGHYLISGGKETVLVLWQLETGKQQHLPHLGSEVERVVVSPDGTRYALHMGDNSIMVLSTTELNPVANFAGLQLPVVTESMVAQGIMLPRTNAILHPKDPYQLLMTVPSTQPKTVQDVATRPFLQAFDIRNSRHISRQALSRNNITDFTTGPEKTLISPPDVALMAVSTDGKWLATVDEWVPPGTDLEHVLAKTAGLDIAEVIELREEQQRRREIHLKFWRWDEAQEMWTLSTRADSPHALSSSANADAGPGRILKLVSDPTSNSFATIGEDSKIKVWRPTTRTRHGVPLKEADGRDSIDYVCRHTVPLPVPSELPDRADSPMEDAEDNEKEEILEDACLVYSQDGSMLACAQVSNNDNALPLVHFISPKTGVLITSKAGLVAAEQELLDFGFLDRYFISLSTGSVRVWNLIDDSHHFTIGLSAREDQENAVLALNHFDETFAIVSYDPVRGTDEPTPKVQVYSTKAPQCLFDLNLVATPAAILAGNGVKGFTILFEDGTIRTLSSSTASSVRRGSIFDKAITEDPVTNDSALAIVEDTEGDQLLAGMGNLALPAGEAIGDNVEDDRPVIRPEQLAGVLDVGQSFALPPVRDMFQNVVELFARKPRRNLVSAVDDMVMIDA encoded by the coding sequence ATGGCGAAGGATGCAGAGAGAAAGCGCAAGCTGGAGCATGATCAGCTCGACCAGACGACGACACCGAAACGCATGAAGCCATCGAAAGGCGACTCCACCAAGAAAGCAGCACCCAAGACGAACGGCGCCGATAGTCCTCAAGTCGTTGTCGCAAGACAGAGCAGCCTGAATGCTACAGCACAGCCCGACGAGGCTCCAATATTGAGCAGAACGCAAAGGAAGGCTGCTACGAAAAAGGCCAAACGCGATGCCGAGTCCTTCTTGAAAGACATGGCCCGAGAGATACCTTCTTCGAGTGCTGAGCAGCACGAGGAGGAGCCTTCGCCGAGGTTTCAGAAGCATAAGCACAGGAAGTATGCTGAGGATGTCGAGGAAGAAAGAGACGAGATCCGAGTTGCGACGCCAGCCAAAGCCAATGGTATCAAGACAGAGACACAGACTGTCGTAAAGACGGAGGACATCGAGCAAGCGGATCCTGGTGCAGTTCAAACGAAGCCTAAAAAGAGCAAGAAGAGGAAGTCGCAGCAGCAGGATGCTTTGGTGCCATCGCAGGACGTGCAAGAACGGCGAAACTCAGTGGCGGACGTGTTGGACACATCCGTAAGCAgcaagaaggagaagaaggcGAAGAAGGCGCTGGATAAGTCTGTTGCTACGTTCGATGTTGGCGAAGCTATCACCGCTCCCAACGCACACGGATGGTCTCTTTCACCACCAGCTGCTGGCCGTTACCTGAACCACGACTCTCTGTTCGTGCAGGACGAGAATGATGAAGACTGCTTGATTGCCGCGACCGTCCGTGAGGTGCAGCTGTTATCGCTGGAGACGTCTTTGATGATAAGATCCCACATAGTTCCGGACGGCAGAAGCATTGTATGCTACTCCAGAAGTGCGAGCGATCCAGACAGCGTGGACCTGGCCTACGATAACGGCACGAGGGTGCAATGGAACTGGATCACAGAGGCTGTTGTGAGAGGCACATTTCCGGCGCAGGAGAACATCGTAGCCCTGACCACTTCCACGGCGATCGATGACAGCTTAGAGCAGTTCTACATTACTTGCTCTGATGATGGCTATCACTCCATCATTGGCGACCGAAAAGCATTGTACACGACCCAAAGGAGACTTAACGGCATCAAGGTCTTGCATGAAGGCGTATACATTGTCTGCCTCAGCGCCACTGCGCTCATTCTCGGAGCACGAAAGGCGCCAGACCAGCCTGACTACACCTGGGTTGAGGTTCCAGTAGACATGCCACTGCATTGTTTTGATGCGAGAACGATCTTCTCGCGTCCTGACAAGAAGAAGCAAAGCAAGCGACCAGAGCTGACTGTTGCAGTTGGCAACGCCGAAGGACAAATCCACCTCTACTCAGACTTGTCTACCTTGTTCGTATCTCCGTCACAAATCACTCTACCGGCCCCAAGAGTGTTGCACTGGCATCGCAATGCTGTTTCTACTGTCAAGTTCTCCCAGGATGGTCACTACCTCATCTCTGGTGGCAAGGAGACAGTGCTTGTGCTTTGGCAGCTGGAAACCGGCAAACAGCAGCACCTTCCCCATCTCGGATCAGAAGTTGAACGTGTAGTTGTCAGCCCAGATGGTACTCGCTACGCTTTGCATATGGGTGACAATTCGATCATGGTGCTTAGCACTACCGAGCTAAACCCAGTGGCCAACTTTGCAGGTCTTCAATTACCAGTTGTCACCGAAAGCATGGTTGCCCAGGGAATAATGCTTCCACGCACGAACGCGATACTGCATCCTAAGGATCCTTACCAACTTCTGATGACAGTGCCGTCAACTCAACCAAAGACTGTGCAAGATGTGGCCACCCGACCCTTCCTGCAAGCATTCGACATCCGCAACTCGCGCCACATCAGCAGGCAGGCGTTGAGTCGAAACAACATCACAGACTTTACTACCGGCCCTGAAAAGACGCTCATTTCCCCCCCCGATGTAGCCCTCATGGCGGTAAGCACTGATGGGAAGTGGCTCGCCACTGTCGATGAGTGGGTCCCGCCCGGAACAGACCTGGAGCATGTTCTGGCCAAGACTGCTGGGCTGGATATCGCTGAAGTCATCGAGCTGCGAGAAGAACAGCAGCGCAGGCGTGAGATACATCTCAAGTTCTGGCGATGGGACGAGGCACAGGAGATGTGGACCTTAAGCACGAGAGCAGACTCACCTCACGCACTATCATCTAGTGCGAATGCTGATGCTGGACCTGGCCGAATACTCAAGCTCGTGTCAGATCCCACCTCGAACAGCTTTGCCACCATTGGTGAGGATAGTAAGATCAAGGTCTGGCGGCCGACAACCAGGACGAGACACGGCGTCCCGCTGAAGGAGGCAGACGGCAGGGACTCGATCGACTACGTCTGTCGGCATACTGTCCCATTGCCGGTACCGTCAGAACTCCCAGATCGTGCCGACTCGCCAATGGAGGACGCTGAAGACAATGAAAAGGAAGAGATACTGGAAGATGCATGCCTCGTCTATTCTCAAGATGGCTCGATGCTCGCTTGCGCTCAGGTCTCGAATAATGACAACGCGCTGCCGCTAGTCCACTTCATCTCGCCCAAGACTGGTGTCCTCATCACATCGAAAGCTGGACTCGTTGCCGCCGAGCAGGAGCTTCTCGACTTTGGCTTTCTCGACCGATACTTCATCAGCCTCTCTACAGGATCCGTACGCGTGTGGAACTTGATCGATGACAGTCATCACTTTACCATTGGTCTCTCCGCGCGAGAGGACCAAGAGAATGCCGTGCTTGCTCTGAACCACTTTGACGAGACGTTTGCGATAGTATCGTACGATCCAGTCAGGGGCACAGATGAGCCAACGCCGAAGGTCCAAGTCTACAGCACCAAGGCACCACAATGTCTCTTCGATTTGAACCTCGTGGCCACTCCAGCCGCGATCTTGGCTGGTAATGGTGTGAAGGGCTTCACGATCCTGTTCGAGGATGGCACAATCCGGACACTTTCTTCAAGCACGGCATCATCCGTTCGTCGCGGCAGTATCTTTGACAAGGCTATCACCGAAGATCCAGTCACCAACGACTCTGCATTGGCGATCGTCGAAGACACAGAAGGCGATCAGCTCCTCGCCGGCATGGGCAATCTCGCGCTTCCAGCCGGCGAAGCCATCGGTGATAATGTTGAAGATGATAGACCTGTAATAAGACCGGAGCAACTAGCCGGCGTCCTCGATGTCGGACAAAGCTTCGCCCTGCCACCTGTGAGGGATATGTTCCAGAATGTGGTTGAGCTTTTTGCACGCAAACCAAGGAGGAATTTGGTGTCGGCTGTGGATGATATGGTCATGATTGATGCGTGA